The Sylvia atricapilla isolate bSylAtr1 chromosome 3, bSylAtr1.pri, whole genome shotgun sequence genome has a window encoding:
- the VIP gene encoding VIP peptides isoform X1, whose product MEHRGASPLLLALALLSALCWRARALPPRGAAFPPVPRLGNRMPIAGASEPDQARGSLKSESDILQNTLPENEKFYFDLSRIIDSSQDSPVKRHSDAVFTDNYSRFRKQMAVKKYLNSVLTGKRSQEELNPAKLRDEAELLEPSFSENYDSVDELLSHLPLDP is encoded by the exons ATGGAGCACCGCGGCGCCTCCCCGCTCCTCCTCGCCCTCGCCCTCCTCAGCGCCCTCTGCTGGCGGGCGCGGGCGCTGCCCCCGCGGGGCGCCGCCTTCCCTCCCGTCCCGCG ATTGGGAAACAGAATGCCAATTGCTGGAGCCAGTGAACCTGACCAAGCCCGTGGGTCATTAAAGTCAGAATCAGATATTTTGCAGAACACACTacctgaaaatgagaaattctATTTTGATCTGTCCAGAATTATTGATAG CTCCCAGGACAGTCCTGTCAAACGCCACTCTGATGCTGTCTTCACTGACAACTACAGCCGCTTTCGAAAGCAGATGGCTGTGAAGAAATACTTAAACTCAGttttaactggaaaaagaaG CCAGGAAGAGCTAAATCCTGCTAAACTTCGAGATGAAGCAGAACTTCTTGAACCGTCCTTTTCAGAAAACTACGATTCTGTAGATGAGCTGCTGAGCCACCTCCCACTG gaCCCCTGA
- the VIP gene encoding VIP peptides isoform X2: MEHRGASPLLLALALLSALCWRARALPPRGAAFPPVPRLGNRMPIAGASEPDQARGSLKSESDILQNTLPENEKFYFDLSRIIDRNARNADGIFNSVYSHLLAKLAVKRYLHSLIRKRVSSQDSPVKRHSDAVFTDNYSRFRKQMAVKKYLNSVLTGKRSQEELNPAKLRDEAELLEPSFSENYDSVDELLSHLPLDP, translated from the exons ATGGAGCACCGCGGCGCCTCCCCGCTCCTCCTCGCCCTCGCCCTCCTCAGCGCCCTCTGCTGGCGGGCGCGGGCGCTGCCCCCGCGGGGCGCCGCCTTCCCTCCCGTCCCGCG ATTGGGAAACAGAATGCCAATTGCTGGAGCCAGTGAACCTGACCAAGCCCGTGGGTCATTAAAGTCAGAATCAGATATTTTGCAGAACACACTacctgaaaatgagaaattctATTTTGATCTGTCCAGAATTATTGATAG AAATGCAAGGAATGCTGATGGAATTTTCAACAGTGTCTACAGCCATCTTTTGGCTAAACTTGCTGTGAAGAGATATCTGCATTCGCTTATTAGAAAACGAGTTAG CTCCCAGGACAGTCCTGTCAAACGCCACTCTGATGCTGTCTTCACTGACAACTACAGCCGCTTTCGAAAGCAGATGGCTGTGAAGAAATACTTAAACTCAGttttaactggaaaaagaaG CCAGGAAGAGCTAAATCCTGCTAAACTTCGAGATGAAGCAGAACTTCTTGAACCGTCCTTTTCAGAAAACTACGATTCTGTAGATGAGCTGCTGAGCCACCTCCCACTG gaCCCCTGA